The genomic interval CGGCGCCGGACTCCAGGAGGCGCCGGCGGCTGACGACCGGCGGTCCCCCGTGGGGGGACCGGCCGGCGGGGGACGTGTGCGGGTGCGGCATGACCGTGGCCTTCCTCGGTACGACAGAGCACTGCACGGACTGAGGGCACGTCGGGCTCCTCCTCGACGCGCCGCCGAAGGAACGGCGTCGCGGCAGGAGGGGATCACAACTGCTGGTGACGGAGCGACTACCGAGTCGGCCACACCCTAGGCGGTTTCGTTTGGATCATCGGGCGGACCAGAGGAAGATGCCCGCGATGTGGAGTCCGGCCAGGTAGATGGTCGCGGTCTTCTCGTAGCGGGTGGCGATACCGCGCCACTGCTTCAGGCGGTTGATGCACCGCTCGACGGTGTTGCGCTGCTTGTACGCCTCCGGGTCGAAGGCCGGCGGTCTGCCGCCGGCCTGTCCGCGCCGCTTCCGGTTGGCCTGCTGGTCGGCCCGTTCCGGGATCACCGCCCGGATGCCGCGTCTGCGCAGATGGTCACGGATCTCGCGGGAGGAGTAGGCCTTGTCGGCCAGGACCATGTCCGGTCTGGTGCGCGGACGACCGCGCTGTCGGGGAACGCGCAGGCGGTCCATCACCTCGGTGAAGGCGGGTGCGTCACCGGCCTGACCGGCGGTGAGGTGGAAGGCCAGGGGCCGGCACCGGCCGTCGGCGGCAAGGTGGATCTTCGTGGTCAGTCCGCCGCGGGAGCGGCCGATGGCGTGGTCCTGCGGCTCGTCGGCCGGGGCCCCTTTTTGCGGGCCCCGGCCGCGTGCTGGTGGGCCCGCACGATCGTGGAGTCCACCGACACAGCCCAGCTCAGGTCCTCGTCAGCGTCGGCCTGGGCCACCAGGGCGGTGAACACCCGCTCCCACGTGCCGTCGGCGGCCCACATCCGCAGCCGGTTGTACACGCCCCGCCAGTTGCCGTACTTCTCCGGCAGGTGCACCCACTGGGTACCGGTCTGGAACTTGTAGGCGATCGCGTCGATCACCTCACGATGGTCCCGCCAGCGGCCACCTCGCTTCGGCGTCCGGTCCGGGAGCAACGGCTCGATCCGCGCCCACTGCGCATCAGTCAACGGCACACCCAGACCAACGACCGACTGATCCAAACGAAACTGCCTAGTAGGGCTTGGTTATCTTCACTCGCGGGTGGCGTGTCCGTTTGCTCGTGGGTGTCGTTGAGGTGGTGTGACACCTGAGGAGTTGGCCGGGGTCCGGGAGGACCTGGAGGCGTTCGCGGCGGAGTTGTTCGACGGGTTCTTCCGGGCGGATCAACGGCGGTGGGGGCAGGCGTATGTGCGCGGGCTGCTGCTGGACGGACGGCGCAAGTCGGTGGAACCGATGGCGGCCCGTCTCGGCGGGGACGGCAACCGGCAGGCGCTGGCCCACTTCATCACCTCCAGTCCGTGGGATGCGGCGCATGTGCGGGCCCGGCTGGCCTGGCGGATGCACGAGGCGATCGGCCCGGAAGCGCTGATCGTGGACGACACCGGCTTCCTGAAGGATGGGGATGCGTCGGCGTGTGTGGCCCGGCAGTACACCGGCACCGCGGGCAAGGTCACCAACTGCCAGGTGGGCGTCTCGGTGCACCTGGCCACCGATCATGCCTCGGCTGCGATCGACTGGCGGCTGTTCGTGCCGTCCTCCTGGGATCCGGCCTCGCCCGAGGCGGATCCGGCCAAGGTCGCCCGCCGCACCCGCTGCGGCGTTCCCGACCAGGTCGGGCATGTGGAGAAGTGGCAGCTCGCTTTGGACATGATCGACGAGACCCTCTCGTGGGGCATCGACATCCCACTGGTGGTCGCGGACGCCGGCTACGGCGATGCCGCCGCCTTCCGCCTCGGCCTGGAGGAACGGGACCTGCCCTATGCGGTCGGCATCTCCGGCCGTCACACCGCGCATCCGGCCGAGGCCCGGCCCGTCCAACCGGTCTATGCGGGCACCGGGCGTCCGCCGAAGATCCAGTACCCCGAGCCCGCGCAGCCCGTGAAGGACCTGGTCATCGCGGCCGGCCGGACGGCGGCCCGGCCGGTGTCCTGGCGGGAGGGCTCCCGGCCGGGCAAGGGCCGCAGTGGCGTCAAGCGCATGTACTCGCGCTTCGTCGCCCTGCGCATCCGCCCGGCCGGACGCGGCGTCCGCAGGGCCGCCGACGATCCGGAGCTGCCCGAGCGGTGGCTGCTGGCCGAGTGGCCGGCCACCGAGAGCGAACCGGTGCAGTTCTGGCTGTCGAACCTGCCCTCCGGCATGCCGCTGGCCACCCTGGTGCGGCTGGCCAAACTCCGCTGGCGCATTGAGCACGACTACCGCGAGATGAAACAGGCGCTGGGCCTGGCCCACTTCGAGGGCCGCACCTGGGCCGGCTGGCACCACCACGTCACCCTCGTCTCCGCCGCCCACGCCTTTTGCACCCTGCAACGACTGGCCCGCCACCCAAAAGAAGCGGCGCAGGTCTGAGCCTCTACCAAGTCGTCCGGGAACTGCAGACACTCCTCGCCACCTGGACCGGCGCCTGCCCCACCTGCCACCGCGACATACCCACCCCACTCCGGACCTGACCAAGCACTACTAGAACTCGGACACAAACGAAGCAATGGCCTCGTCGGACTCTGTTCGTTCCTGGTGGTTCGACCGGCGCCTCCGGGTGTCCCCGTCCGGAACGACCCGGTCGCACCACGGACGTGCATCCGTCTCCCCGCAGTCGGAGGGTGCCTCACGGCACCCCGTACGGCGCCGGTCCGCGGCGGTGAGGAGTCACCGGCGCGGGAGCGCCCGGGGGACGGGATCAGCCGCGCCGCCAGGTCTGGTTGGCGGTGCCGGTGCAGGGCCACAGCTTGACCGGCGTGCCGTCGGCCTCCTTGCCCCACCACACGTCGACGCACTTGTCGCCGGCCTTGAGCGACACCAGGTCCTCGGTGCTGTTGATCTTGAACTTCTGTCCGCTCGACCCGTCGCACCGCTGCAGCAGGACGGCCGTTTCCTTCTCCACCGACCCGCCGTCCAGCCCCATGCACAGGTCCTCACCGATGCGCAGGGTCCTGTCGGTGTCGTGGAAGGACCAGGTCTGGGT from Streptomyces sp. DH-12 carries:
- a CDS encoding IS701 family transposase, which encodes MTPEELAGVREDLEAFAAELFDGFFRADQRRWGQAYVRGLLLDGRRKSVEPMAARLGGDGNRQALAHFITSSPWDAAHVRARLAWRMHEAIGPEALIVDDTGFLKDGDASACVARQYTGTAGKVTNCQVGVSVHLATDHASAAIDWRLFVPSSWDPASPEADPAKVARRTRCGVPDQVGHVEKWQLALDMIDETLSWGIDIPLVVADAGYGDAAAFRLGLEERDLPYAVGISGRHTAHPAEARPVQPVYAGTGRPPKIQYPEPAQPVKDLVIAAGRTAARPVSWREGSRPGKGRSGVKRMYSRFVALRIRPAGRGVRRAADDPELPERWLLAEWPATESEPVQFWLSNLPSGMPLATLVRLAKLRWRIEHDYREMKQALGLAHFEGRTWAGWHHHVTLVSAAHAFCTLQRLARHPKEAAQV